In one window of Helianthus annuus cultivar XRQ/B chromosome 17, HanXRQr2.0-SUNRISE, whole genome shotgun sequence DNA:
- the LOC110920727 gene encoding ABC transporter G family member 14: MATMPPNSVVPTSEHTTTTISKPMEMVKPHARRSSSFLQLAYPITLKFEDVVYKVKIESKGTCCGGEVSMKEKTILNGVTGKVCPGEILAMLGPSGSGKTTLLTALGGRLTGKLSGKITYNSRPFCGSMKRRTGFVTQDDVLYPHLTVTETLLFTAMLRLPNSLSQEEKVAHVERVIAELGLTRCKNSMIGGPLFRGISGGEKKRVSIGQEMLINPSLLLLDEPTSGLDSTTAQRIITTIKRLASGGRTVVTTIHQPSSRLYHMFDKLVLLSEGSPIYYGPASTAMEYFSSVGFATSITVNPADLLLDLANGIAPDAMQEHEQGETTEQEQKLVRQKLKTAYETNISTRLKADLRSVDVSNHINHAKEASTRTHVQPEQWCTSWWHQFTVLLLRGVRERRFESFNRLRIFQVISVAILGGLLWWHTPTSHIEDRVAMLFFFSVFWGFYPLYNAVFTFPQERRMLIKERSSGMYRLSSYFLARTIGDLPLELALPTAFTFILYWMGGLKADPATFVLSLLVVLYNVLVAQSLGLAIGAILMDVKQATTLASVTTLVFLIAGGYYIQQIPPFIVWLKYLSYSYYCYKLLLGVQYNANDLYECSQGVYCHVADFPAVKSVGLTNLTVDLLIMAMMLIGYRLVAYMALQKVR; this comes from the exons ATGGCAACTATGCCCCCCAATTCTGTAGTTCCAACTTCAGAACACACAACTACCACTATTTCAAAACCTATGGAAATGGTGAAACCTCATGCCCGCCGTTCGTCATCCTTTCTACAACTCGCCTACCCCATAACCTTAAAG TTTGAAGATGTTGTGTACAAAGTTAAAATTGAGAGTAAAGGTACATGTTGCGGTGGAGAAGTGAGCATGAAAGAGAAGACAATATTGAATGGTGTGACGGGTAAGGTGTGTCCCGGGGAGATACTTGCAATGCTAGGTCCGTCTGGGAGTGGTAAAACCACGCTCCTCACGGCTCTTGGTGGACGCCTAACTGGTAAACTATCTGGAAAGATTACATACAACAGCCGTCCGTTTTGTGGTTCTATGAAAAGGCGGACAGGGTTTGTGACCCAAGATGATGTGTTGTATCCTCATCTTACTGTCACTGAAACCCTGCTATTCACAGCTATGTTAAGGCTACCTAATAGTTTGAGTCAAGAGGAGAAAGTAGCGCATGTGGAGCGAGTTATAGCTGAGTTGGGGTTAACTCGGTGTAAGAACAGTATGATAGGTGGTCCATTGTTTAGAGGAATTTCAGGTGGAGAGAAAAAGAGGGTGAGCATTGGTCAAGAGATGCTAATAAACCCAAGCTTGTTGTTGCTGGATGAGCCCACTTCTGGTCTAGACTCGACCACGGCTCAGAGGATTATAACCACGATTAAACGGCTTGCTAGTGGAGGCCGAACCGTGGTCACAACAATTCATCAACCGTCTAGCCGGCTCTACCACATGTTTGATAAACTAGTTTTGTTGTCTGAGGGCTCACCGATTTACTACGGTCCTGCATCCACTGCTATGGAGTATTTCTCATCCGTTGGATTCGCAACATCCATCACAGTGAATCCGGCTGATCTTTTACTAGATCTTGCTAATG GAATTGCGCCCGACGCCATGCAAGAACACGAGCAAGGTGAAACGACCGAACAGGAGCAGAAGTTAGTTAGGCAAAAGCTAAAAACCGCATATGAAACAAACATTTCAACAAGATTGAAGGCCGATTTACGCAGTGTAGACGTTAGCAATCATATAAACCATGCAAAAGAAGCTTCAACAA GAACCCATGTGCAACCGGAACAATGGTGCACGAGCTGGTGGCATCAGTTTACGGTTCTACTTCTTAGAGGAGTAAGAGAAAGAAGATTCGAATCGTTCAATAGGCTTCGAATCTTCCAAGTGATAAGTGTTGCTATACTTGGAGGACTTCTATGGTGGCATACACCAACATCTCATATTGAAGACAGG GTAGCAATGCTTTTCTTCTTCTCGGTTTTTTGGGGCTTTTACCCGCTCTACAACGCGGTTTTTACCTTTCCTCAAGAAAGAAGAATGCTTATAAAAGAAAGATCATCAGGAATGTACCGTCTTTCGTCTTACTTCCTTGCAAGAACCATTGGAGACCTACCACTTGAGCTTGCTCTACCAACCGCCTTTACTTTCATACTTTACTGGATGGGCGGGTTAAAGGCCGACCCAGCCACCTTTGTCCTATCACTACTTGTGGTCCTCTACAATGTCCTTGTAGCCCAAAGTCTCGGGTTAGCCATTGGTGCCATACTTATGGATGTCAAACAAGCAACCACTTTGGCTTCGGTTACAACCTTGGTTTTCCTTATCGCTGGAGGATATTACATACAACAAATCCCGCCTTTTATCGTGTGGTTAAAGTACTTGAGCTATAGCTACTACTGCTACAAGCTTCTTCTTGGGGTTCAGTACAATGCGAATGACTTATACGAATGTTCACAAGGGGTCTACTGTCATGTTGCCGATTTTCCAGCTGTGAAATCAGTTGGACTAACTAACTTAACGGTAGACTTGTTGATTATGGCGATGATGTTGATTGGTTATCGACTTGTTGCTTATATGGCATTGCAAAAGGTTCGCTGA